A genomic segment from Oncorhynchus keta strain PuntledgeMale-10-30-2019 chromosome 7, Oket_V2, whole genome shotgun sequence encodes:
- the LOC127931188 gene encoding uncharacterized protein LOC127931188 isoform X10: MINSELYTGGTSTRSMWSYIQVVPVPGQCGAIYRKYQYQVNVELYTGSTRSMWSYIQEVPGQCGAIYRKYQVNVELYTGGTSTRSMWSYIQVVPVPGQCGAIYRKYQYQVNVELYTGSTRSMWSYIRVVPVPGQCGAIYRKYQYQVNVELYTGGTSTRSMWSYIQEVPVPGQCGAIYRKYQVNVELYTGSTRSMWSYIQVVPVPGQCGAIYRWYQYQVNVELYTGSTISMWSYIQEVPDQCGAIYRGYQINVELYTGSTRSLWSYIQGVPDQCGAIYRDYQYQIHVELYTGSTRSMWIYIQGVPVPDQCGSIYRGYQYQINVKL, encoded by the exons ATGATTAAttcagagctatatacaggtggtaccagtaccaggtcaatgtggagctatatacaggtggtaccagtaccaggtcaatgtggagctatatacaggaagtaccagtaccag gtcaatgtggagctatatacaggaagtaccaggtcaatgtggagctatatacaggaagtaccaggtcaatgtggagctatatacaggaagtaccaggtcaatgtggagctatatacaggtggtaccagtaccag gtcaatgtggagctatatacaggtggtaccagtaccaggtcaatgtggagctatatacaggaagtaccagtaccaggtcaatgtggagctatatacaggaagtaccaggtcaatgtggagctatatacgggtggtaccagtaccaggtcaatgtggggctatatacaggaagtaccagtaccaggtcaatgtggagctatatacaggtggtaccagtaccaggtcaatgtggagctatatacaggaagtaccagtaccaggtcaatgtggagctatatacaggaagtaccaggtcaatgtggagctatatacaggaagtaccaggtcaatgtggagctatatacaggtggtaccagtgccaggtcaatgtggagctatatacaggtggtaccagtaccaggtcaatgtggagctatatacaggaagtaccatatcaatgtggagctatatacaggaagtaccagatcaatgtggagctatatacagggggtaccagatcaatgtggagctatatacaggaagtaccagatcattgtggagctatatacagggagtaccagatcaatgtggagctatatacagggactaccagtaccagatccatgtggagctatatacaggaagtaccagatcaatgtggatctatatacagggggtaccggtaccagatcaatgtggatctatatacagggggtaccagtaccagatcaatgtgaagctatag
- the LOC127931188 gene encoding uncharacterized protein LOC127931188 isoform X16 yields MINSELYTGGTSTRSMWSYIQVVPVPGQCGAIYRKYQYQVNVELYTGSTRSMWSYIQEVPGQCGAIYRKYQVNVELYTGGTSTRSMWSYIQEVPVPGQCGAIYRKYQVNVELYTGGTSTRSMWGYIQEVPVPGQCGAIYRWYQYQVNVELYTGSTSTRSMWSYIQEVPGQCGAIYRKYQVNVELYTGGTSARSMWSYIQVVPVPGQCGAIYRKYHINVELYTGSTRSMWSYIQGVPDQCGAIYRKYQIIVELYTGSTRSMWSYIQGLPVPDPCGAIYRKYQINVDLYTGGTGTRSMWIYIQGVPVPDQCEAIVPVPPV; encoded by the exons ATGATTAAttcagagctatatacaggtggtaccagtaccaggtcaatgtggagctatatacaggtggtaccagtaccaggtcaatgtggagctatatacaggaagtaccagtaccag gtcaatgtggagctatatacaggaagtaccaggtcaatgtggagctatatacaggaagtaccaggtcaatgtggagctatatacaggaagtaccag gtcaatgtggagctatatacaggtggtaccagtaccaggtcaatgtggagctatatacaggaagtaccagtaccaggtcaatgtggagctatatacaggaagtaccaggtcaatgtggagctatatacgggtggtaccagtaccaggtcaatgtggggctatatacaggaagtaccagtaccaggtcaatgtggagctatatacaggtggtaccagtaccaggtcaatgtggagctatatacaggaagtaccagtaccaggtcaatgtggagctatatacaggaagtaccaggtcaatgtggagctatatacaggaagtaccaggtcaatgtggagctatatacaggtggtaccagtgccaggtcaatgtggagctatatacaggtggtaccagtaccaggtcaatgtggagctatatacaggaagtaccatatcaatgtggagctatatacaggaagtaccagatcaatgtggagctatatacagggggtaccagatcaatgtggagctatatacaggaagtaccagatcattgtggagctatatacagggagtaccagatcaatgtggagctatatacagggactaccagtaccagatccatgtggagctatatacaggaagtaccagatcaatgtggatctatatacagggggtaccggtaccagatcaatgtggatctatatacagggggtaccagtaccagatcaatgtgaagctatagtaccggtaccccctgtataa
- the LOC127931188 gene encoding uncharacterized protein LOC127931188 isoform X7: MINSELYTGGTSTRSMWSYIQVVPVPGQCGAIYRKYQYQVNVELYTGSTRSMWSYIQEVPGQCGAIYRWYQYQVNVELYKGSTRSMWSYIQVVPVPGQCGAIYRKYQYQVNVELYTGSTRSMWSYIRVVPVPGQCGAIYRKYQYQVNVELYTGGTSTRSMWSYIQEVPVPGQCGAIYRKYQVNVELYTGSTRSMWSYIQVVPVPGQCGAIYRWYQYQVNVELYTGSTISMWSYIQEVPDQCGAIYRGYQINVELYTGSTRSLWSYIQGVPDQCGAIYRDYQYQIHVELYTGSTRSMWIYIQGVPVPDQCGSIYRGYQYQINVKL; this comes from the exons ATGATTAAttcagagctatatacaggtggtaccagtaccaggtcaatgtggagctatatacaggtggtaccagtaccaggtcaatgtggagctatatacaggaagtaccagtaccag gtcaatgtggagctatatacaggaagtaccaggtcaatgtggagctatatacaggaagtaccaggtcaatgtggagctatatacaggtggtaccagtaccaggtcaatgtggagctatataaaggaagtaccaggtcaatgtggagctatatacaggtggtaccagtaccaggtcaatgtggagctatatacaggaagtaccagtaccaggtcaatgtggagctatatacaggaagtaccaggtcaatgtggagctatatacgggtggtaccagtaccaggtcaatgtggggctatatacaggaagtaccagtaccaggtcaatgtggagctatatacaggtggtaccagtaccaggtcaatgtggagctatatacaggaagtaccagtaccaggtcaatgtggagctatatacaggaagtaccaggtcaatgtggagctatatacaggaagtaccaggtcaatgtggagctatatacaggtggtaccagtgccaggtcaatgtggagctatatacaggtggtaccagtaccaggtcaatgtggagctatatacaggaagtaccatatcaatgtggagctatatacaggaagtaccagatcaatgtggagctatatacagggggtaccagatcaatgtggagctatatacaggaagtaccagatcattgtggagctatatacagggagtaccagatcaatgtggagctatatacagggactaccagtaccagatccatgtggagctatatacaggaagtaccagatcaatgtggatctatatacagggggtaccggtaccagatcaatgtggatctatatacagggggtaccagtaccagatcaatgtgaagctatag
- the LOC127931188 gene encoding uncharacterized protein LOC127931188 isoform X15: MINSELYTGGTSTRSMWSYIQVVPVPGQCGAIYRKYQYQVNVELYTGGTSTRSMWSYIQEVPGQCGAIYRKYQVNVELYTGSTRSMWSYIQEVPGQCGAIYRWYQYQVNVELYTGGTSTRSMWSYIQEVPVPGQCGAIYRWYQYQVNVELYTGSTSTRSMWSYIQEVPGQCGAIYRKYQVNVELYTGGTSARSMWSYIQVVPVPGQCGAIYRKYHINVELYTGSTRSMWSYIQGVPDQCGAIYRKYQIIVELYTGSTRSMWSYIQGLPVPDPCGAIYRKYQINVDLYTGGTGTRSMWIYIQGVPVPDQCEAIVPVPPV; this comes from the exons ATGATTAAttcagagctatatacaggtggtaccagtaccaggtcaatgtggagctatatacaggtggtaccagtaccaggtcaatgtggagctatatacaggaagtaccagtaccaggtcaatgtggagctatatacaggtggtaccagtaccaggtcaatgtggagctatatacaggaagtgccaggtcaatgtggagctatatacaggaagtaccaggtcaatgtggagctatatacaggaagtaccaggtcaatgtggagctatatacaggaagtaccaggtcaatgtggagctatatacaggtggtaccagtaccag gtcaatgtggagctatatacaggtggtaccagtaccaggtcaatgtggagctatatacaggaagtaccagtaccag gtcaatgtggagctatatacaggtggtaccagtaccaggtcaatgtggagctatatacaggaagtaccagtaccaggtcaatgtggagctatatacaggaagtaccaggtcaatgtggagctatatacaggaagtaccaggtcaatgtggagctatatacaggtggtaccagtgccaggtcaatgtggagctatatacaggtggtaccagtaccaggtcaatgtggagctatatacaggaagtaccatatcaatgtggagctatatacaggaagtaccagatcaatgtggagctatatacagggggtaccagatcaatgtggagctatatacaggaagtaccagatcattgtggagctatatacagggagtaccagatcaatgtggagctatatacagggactaccagtaccagatccatgtggagctatatacaggaagtaccagatcaatgtggatctatatacagggggtaccggtaccagatcaatgtggatctatatacagggggtaccagtaccagatcaatgtgaagctatagtaccggtaccccctgtataa
- the LOC127931188 gene encoding uncharacterized protein LOC127931188 isoform X12, with amino-acid sequence MINSELYTGGTSTRSMWSYIQVVPVPGQCGAIYRKYQYQVNVELYTGGTSTRSMWSYIQEVPGQCGAIYRKYQVNVELYTGSTRSMWSYIQEVPGQCGAIYRWYQYQVNVELYKGSTRSMWSYIQVVPVPGQCGAIYRKYQYQVNVELYTGGTSTRSMWSYIQEVPVPGQCGAIYRKYQVNVELYTGSTRSMWSYIQVVPVPGQCGAIYRWYQYQVNVELYTGSTISMWSYIQEVPDQCGAIYRGYQINVELYTGSTRSLWSYIQGVPDQCGAIYRDYQYQIHVELYTGSTRSMWIYIQGVPVPDQCGSIYRGYQYQINVKL; translated from the exons ATGATTAAttcagagctatatacaggtggtaccagtaccaggtcaatgtggagctatatacaggtggtaccagtaccaggtcaatgtggagctatatacaggaagtaccagtaccaggtcaatgtggagctatatacaggtggtaccagtaccaggtcaatgtggagctatatacaggaagtgccaggtcaatgtggagctatatacaggaagtaccaggtcaatgtggagctatatacaggaagtaccaggtcaatgtggagctatatacaggaagtaccaggtcaatgtggagctatatacaggtggtaccagtaccaggtcaatgtggagctatataaaggaagtaccaggtcaatgtggagctatatacaggtggtaccagtaccaggtcaatgtggagctatatacaggaagtaccagtaccag gtcaatgtggagctatatacaggtggtaccagtaccaggtcaatgtggagctatatacaggaagtaccagtaccaggtcaatgtggagctatatacaggaagtaccaggtcaatgtggagctatatacaggaagtaccaggtcaatgtggagctatatacaggtggtaccagtgccaggtcaatgtggagctatatacaggtggtaccagtaccaggtcaatgtggagctatatacaggaagtaccatatcaatgtggagctatatacaggaagtaccagatcaatgtggagctatatacagggggtaccagatcaatgtggagctatatacaggaagtaccagatcattgtggagctatatacagggagtaccagatcaatgtggagctatatacagggactaccagtaccagatccatgtggagctatatacaggaagtaccagatcaatgtggatctatatacagggggtaccggtaccagatcaatgtggatctatatacagggggtaccagtaccagatcaatgtgaagctatag
- the LOC127931188 gene encoding uncharacterized protein LOC127931188 isoform X3, whose translation MINSELYTGGTSTRSMWSYIQVVPVPGQCGAIYRKYQYQVNVELYTGGTSTRSMWSYIQEVPGQCGAIYRKYQVNVELYTGSTRSMWSYIQEVPGQCGAIYRWYQYQVNVELYTGSTSTRSMWSYIQEVPGQCGAIYGWYQYQVNVGLYTGSTSTRSMWSYIQVVPVPGQCGAIYRKYQYQVNVELYTGSTRSMWSYIQEVPGQCGAIYRWYQCQVNVELYTGGTSTRSMWSYIQEVPYQCGAIYRKYQINVELYTGGTRSMWSYIQEVPDHCGAIYREYQINVELYTGTTSTRSMWSYIQEVPDQCGSIYRGYRYQINVDLYTGGTSTRSM comes from the exons ATGATTAAttcagagctatatacaggtggtaccagtaccaggtcaatgtggagctatatacaggtggtaccagtaccaggtcaatgtggagctatatacaggaagtaccagtaccaggtcaatgtggagctatatacaggtggtaccagtaccaggtcaatgtggagctatatacaggaagtgccaggtcaatgtggagctatatacaggaagtaccaggtcaatgtggagctatatacaggaagtaccaggtcaatgtggagctatatacaggaagtaccag gtcaatgtggagctatatacaggtggtaccagtaccaggtcaatgtggagctatatacaggaagtaccagtaccaggtcaatgtggagctatatacaggaagtaccaggtcaatgtggagctatatacgggtggtaccagtaccaggtcaatgtggggctatatacaggaagtaccagtaccaggtcaatgtggagctatatacaggtggtaccagtaccaggtcaatgtggagctatatacaggaagtaccagtaccaggtcaatgtggagctatatacaggaagtaccaggtcaatgtggagctatatacaggaagtaccaggtcaatgtggagctatatacaggtggtaccagtgccaggtcaatgtggagctatatacaggtggtaccagtaccaggtcaatgtggagctatatacaggaagtaccatatcaatgtggagctatatacaggaagtaccagatcaatgtggagctatatacagggggtaccagatcaatgtggagctatatacaggaagtaccagatcattgtggagctatatacagggagtaccagatcaatgtggagctatatacagggactaccagtaccagatccatgtggagctatatacaggaagtaccagatcaatgtggatctatatacagggggtaccggtaccagatcaatgtggatctatatacagggggtaccagtaccagatcaatgtga
- the LOC127931188 gene encoding uncharacterized protein LOC127931188 isoform X2: MINSELYTGGTSTRSMWSYIQVVPVPGQCGAIYRKYQYQVNVELYTGGTSTRSMWSYIQEVPGQCGAIYRKYQVNVELYTGSTRSMWSYIQVVPVPGQCGAIYRWYQYQVNVELYTGSTSTRSMWSYIQEVPGQCGAIYGWYQYQVNVGLYTGSTSTRSMWSYIQVVPVPGQCGAIYRKYQYQVNVELYTGSTRSMWSYIQEVPGQCGAIYRWYQCQVNVELYTGGTSTRSMWSYIQEVPYQCGAIYRKYQINVELYTGGTRSMWSYIQEVPDHCGAIYREYQINVELYTGTTSTRSMWSYIQEVPDQCGSIYRGYRYQINVDLYTGGTSTRSM; encoded by the exons ATGATTAAttcagagctatatacaggtggtaccagtaccaggtcaatgtggagctatatacaggtggtaccagtaccaggtcaatgtggagctatatacaggaagtaccagtaccaggtcaatgtggagctatatacaggtggtaccagtaccaggtcaatgtggagctatatacaggaagtgccag gtcaatgtggagctatatacaggaagtaccaggtcaatgtggagctatatacaggaagtaccaggtcaatgtggagctatatacaggtggtaccagtaccag gtcaatgtggagctatatacaggtggtaccagtaccaggtcaatgtggagctatatacaggaagtaccagtaccaggtcaatgtggagctatatacaggaagtaccaggtcaatgtggagctatatacgggtggtaccagtaccaggtcaatgtggggctatatacaggaagtaccagtaccaggtcaatgtggagctatatacaggtggtaccagtaccaggtcaatgtggagctatatacaggaagtaccagtaccaggtcaatgtggagctatatacaggaagtaccaggtcaatgtggagctatatacaggaagtaccaggtcaatgtggagctatatacaggtggtaccagtgccaggtcaatgtggagctatatacaggtggtaccagtaccaggtcaatgtggagctatatacaggaagtaccatatcaatgtggagctatatacaggaagtaccagatcaatgtggagctatatacagggggtaccagatcaatgtggagctatatacaggaagtaccagatcattgtggagctatatacagggagtaccagatcaatgtggagctatatacagggactaccagtaccagatccatgtggagctatatacaggaagtaccagatcaatgtggatctatatacagggggtaccggtaccagatcaatgtggatctatatacagggggtaccagtaccagatcaatgtga
- the LOC127931188 gene encoding uncharacterized protein LOC127931188 isoform X6: MINSELYTGGTSTRSMWSYIQVVPVPGQCGAIYRKYQYQVNVELYTGGTSTRSMWSYIQEVPGQCGAIYRKYQVNVELYTGSTRSMWSYIQEVPGQCGAIYRWYQYQVNVELYKGSTRSMWSYIQVVPVPGQCGAIYRKYQYQVNVELYTGSTRSMWSYIRVVPVPGQCGAIYRKYQYQVNVELYTGGTSTRSMWSYIQEVPVPGQCGAIYRWYQYQVNVELYTGSTISMWSYIQEVPDQCGAIYRGYQINVELYTGSTRSLWSYIQGVPDQCGAIYRDYQYQIHVELYTGSTRSMWIYIQGVPVPDQCGSIYRGYQYQINVKL; this comes from the exons ATGATTAAttcagagctatatacaggtggtaccagtaccaggtcaatgtggagctatatacaggtggtaccagtaccaggtcaatgtggagctatatacaggaagtaccagtaccaggtcaatgtggagctatatacaggtggtaccagtaccaggtcaatgtggagctatatacaggaagtgccaggtcaatgtggagctatatacaggaagtaccaggtcaatgtggagctatatacaggaagtaccaggtcaatgtggagctatatacaggaagtaccaggtcaatgtggagctatatacaggtggtaccagtaccaggtcaatgtggagctatataaaggaagtaccaggtcaatgtggagctatatacaggtggtaccagtaccaggtcaatgtggagctatatacaggaagtaccagtaccaggtcaatgtggagctatatacaggaagtaccaggtcaatgtggagctatatacgggtggtaccagtaccaggtcaatgtggggctatatacaggaagtaccagtaccaggtcaatgtggagctatatacaggtggtaccagtaccaggtcaatgtggagctatatacaggaagtaccagtaccag gtcaatgtggagctatatacaggtggtaccagtaccaggtcaatgtggagctatatacaggaagtaccatatcaatgtggagctatatacaggaagtaccagatcaatgtggagctatatacagggggtaccagatcaatgtggagctatatacaggaagtaccagatcattgtggagctatatacagggagtaccagatcaatgtggagctatatacagggactaccagtaccagatccatgtggagctatatacaggaagtaccagatcaatgtggatctatatacagggggtaccggtaccagatcaatgtggatctatatacagggggtaccagtaccagatcaatgtgaagctatag
- the LOC127931188 gene encoding uncharacterized protein LOC127931188 isoform X13: MINSELYTGGTSTRSMWSYIQVVPVPGQCGAIYRKYQYQVNVELYTGGTSTRSMWSYIQEVPGQCGAIYRKYQVNVELYTGSTRSMWSYIQEVPGQCGAIYRWYQYQVNVELYTGGTSTRSMWSYIQEVPVPGQCGAIYRKYQVNVELYTGGTSTRSMWGYIQEVPVPGQCGAIYRWYQYQVNVELYTGSTSTRSMWSYIQVVPVPGQCGAIYRKYHINVELYTGSTRSMWSYIQGVPDQCGAIYRKYQIIVELYTGSTRSMWSYIQGLPVPDPCGAIYRKYQINVDLYTGGTGTRSMWIYIQGVPVPDQCEAIVPVPPV, encoded by the exons ATGATTAAttcagagctatatacaggtggtaccagtaccaggtcaatgtggagctatatacaggtggtaccagtaccaggtcaatgtggagctatatacaggaagtaccagtaccaggtcaatgtggagctatatacaggtggtaccagtaccaggtcaatgtggagctatatacaggaagtgccaggtcaatgtggagctatatacaggaagtaccaggtcaatgtggagctatatacaggaagtaccaggtcaatgtggagctatatacaggaagtaccaggtcaatgtggagctatatacaggtggtaccagtaccag gtcaatgtggagctatatacaggtggtaccagtaccaggtcaatgtggagctatatacaggaagtaccagtaccaggtcaatgtggagctatatacaggaagtaccaggtcaatgtggagctatatacgggtggtaccagtaccaggtcaatgtggggctatatacaggaagtaccagtaccaggtcaatgtggagctatatacaggtggtaccagtaccaggtcaatgtggagctatatacaggaagtaccagtaccag gtcaatgtggagctatatacaggtggtaccagtaccaggtcaatgtggagctatatacaggaagtaccatatcaatgtggagctatatacaggaagtaccagatcaatgtggagctatatacagggggtaccagatcaatgtggagctatatacaggaagtaccagatcattgtggagctatatacagggagtaccagatcaatgtggagctatatacagggactaccagtaccagatccatgtggagctatatacaggaagtaccagatcaatgtggatctatatacagggggtaccggtaccagatcaatgtggatctatatacagggggtaccagtaccagatcaatgtgaagctatagtaccggtaccccctgtataa
- the LOC127931188 gene encoding uncharacterized protein LOC127931188 isoform X11, with the protein MINSELYTGGTSTRSMWSYIQVVPVPGQCGAIYRKYQYQVNVELYTGGTSTRSMWSYIQEVPGQCGAIYRKYQVNVELYTGSTRSMWSYIQVVPVPGQCGAIYRWYQYQVNVELYTGSTSTRSMWSYIQEVPGQCGAIYGWYQYQVNVGLYTGSTSTRSMWSYIQVVPVPGQCGAIYRKYQVNVELYTGSTRSMWSYIQVVPVPGQCGAIYRWYQYQVNVELYTGSTISMWSYIQEVPDQCGAIYRGYQINVELYTGSTRSLWSYIQGVPDQCGAIYRDYQYQIHVELYTGSTRSMWIYIQGVPVPDQCGSIYRGYQYQINVKL; encoded by the exons ATGATTAAttcagagctatatacaggtggtaccagtaccaggtcaatgtggagctatatacaggtggtaccagtaccaggtcaatgtggagctatatacaggaagtaccagtaccaggtcaatgtggagctatatacaggtggtaccagtaccaggtcaatgtggagctatatacaggaagtgccag gtcaatgtggagctatatacaggaagtaccaggtcaatgtggagctatatacaggaagtaccaggtcaatgtggagctatatacaggtggtaccagtaccag gtcaatgtggagctatatacaggtggtaccagtaccaggtcaatgtggagctatatacaggaagtaccagtaccaggtcaatgtggagctatatacaggaagtaccaggtcaatgtggagctatatacgggtggtaccagtaccaggtcaatgtggggctatatacaggaagtaccagtaccaggtcaatgtggagctatatacaggtggtaccagtaccag gtcaatgtggagctatatacaggaagtaccaggtcaatgtggagctatatacaggaagtaccaggtcaatgtggagctatatacaggtggtaccagtgccaggtcaatgtggagctatatacaggtggtaccagtaccaggtcaatgtggagctatatacaggaagtaccatatcaatgtggagctatatacaggaagtaccagatcaatgtggagctatatacagggggtaccagatcaatgtggagctatatacaggaagtaccagatcattgtggagctatatacagggagtaccagatcaatgtggagctatatacagggactaccagtaccagatccatgtggagctatatacaggaagtaccagatcaatgtggatctatatacagggggtaccggtaccagatcaatgtggatctatatacagggggtaccagtaccagatcaatgtgaagctatag